A stretch of the Chthoniobacterales bacterium genome encodes the following:
- a CDS encoding sulfite exporter TauE/SafE family protein produces the protein MTPAEITPLFTAALFAGAMNALAGGGTVLTFPALLAFGMPAIQANATSTLALLVGMLGSVYGYRRQIVVVAPLISRFGVLSVVGGLLGALLLTHTQEKTFAALVPFLLLFATALFLANNALRRIIRLDPLARPADLLHSRRIGLAYAFQFAVAIYGGYFGAGIGILMLASLGILGMHDIHEMNALKTVLAALINLVASIYFVWAGLIVWPEALVMTAASTLGYFGAAHFSQRIPQTTVRHIAAAIGLAISAWLLWKQFA, from the coding sequence GTGACACCTGCCGAAATCACTCCCCTGTTCACCGCCGCGCTCTTCGCCGGCGCCATGAACGCGCTCGCCGGCGGCGGCACCGTGCTCACCTTCCCTGCGCTGCTTGCCTTCGGCATGCCCGCCATCCAGGCCAACGCGACCAGCACACTCGCGCTTCTCGTCGGCATGCTCGGCAGCGTCTACGGCTATCGCCGCCAGATTGTCGTCGTCGCCCCGCTCATCAGCCGTTTTGGCGTCCTCAGCGTCGTGGGCGGCCTGCTCGGCGCGCTTCTGCTCACCCACACGCAGGAAAAAACCTTCGCCGCGCTCGTCCCCTTCCTGCTGCTCTTCGCCACCGCCCTCTTTCTCGCGAACAACGCCCTGCGCCGCATCATCCGGCTCGATCCGCTCGCCCGGCCGGCGGATCTCCTCCACAGCCGCCGCATCGGGCTCGCCTACGCCTTCCAGTTTGCCGTCGCCATCTACGGAGGCTATTTCGGCGCCGGCATCGGCATTCTCATGCTCGCCTCACTCGGCATCCTCGGCATGCATGACATCCACGAGATGAACGCGCTGAAAACCGTGCTCGCCGCGCTCATCAACCTCGTTGCTTCGATTTACTTCGTCTGGGCCGGGCTCATCGTCTGGCCCGAGGCCCTGGTCATGACCGCGGCCTCGACCCTCGGCTACTTCGGCGCGGCGCATTTTTCCCAGCGCATTCCGCAGACAACCGTGCGCCACATCGCCGCGGCCATCGGCCTCGCCATCAGCGCCTGGCTGCTCTGGAAGCAGTTCGCCTGA